Proteins encoded within one genomic window of Phototrophicus methaneseepsis:
- a CDS encoding STAS domain-containing protein, with the protein MVEINVSNQAQVTLVEVSGRVDSMTANQMGSALGSQISDGRVHLVLDLSAVDYMSSAGLREIVTALKSVKRASGDLRIAQPSDRVREVLEMSGLSTIFRIYATQADAVKSY; encoded by the coding sequence ATGGTCGAAATTAACGTTTCGAATCAGGCCCAGGTAACCCTGGTTGAGGTGAGTGGGCGTGTTGATAGTATGACAGCAAACCAGATGGGGAGCGCACTAGGCTCACAAATCAGTGATGGCCGGGTGCACCTCGTATTAGACTTAAGCGCTGTGGATTATATGAGTAGCGCAGGGCTGCGCGAGATCGTTACAGCTTTAAAGAGCGTTAAGCGAGCTTCTGGTGATTTGCGTATCGCACAGCCATCTGATCGTGTGCGAGAAGTGTTGGAAATGTCTGGTTTGAGCACGATTTTCCGAATTTATGCAACGCAGGCTGATGCTGTTAAGAGCTATTGA
- a CDS encoding ATP-binding protein: MAFSQNSLRIPASIEHMRAAVLFVSEAAEELGMHAEGIHHCQIAVEEVVTNIIQHGYTTPIDSDNVIDIEVRHTHADFVIIIFDDAPPYDPTKRRDPNPAALLEDRKSGGWGVYFVKQYMDSVTYQRVNNRNRLMLTKRLR; encoded by the coding sequence ATGGCATTTTCTCAAAATTCACTGCGTATCCCGGCATCTATTGAGCATATGCGTGCTGCTGTTCTATTCGTTAGTGAGGCTGCGGAAGAATTGGGAATGCATGCTGAGGGCATTCATCACTGCCAGATTGCCGTTGAAGAAGTCGTCACAAACATTATCCAGCATGGTTATACAACCCCGATAGACAGTGACAATGTGATTGATATTGAGGTGCGCCACACGCACGCAGACTTTGTTATCATCATATTTGATGATGCACCCCCTTATGACCCGACGAAACGCCGTGACCCTAATCCAGCAGCCTTACTTGAAGACCGTAAGAGTGGTGGGTGGGGTGTCTACTTCGTCAAACAATATATGGATAGCGTGACCTATCAACGTGTGAATAATCGTAACCGCCTGATGCTAACGAAACGCCTCCGTTGA
- a CDS encoding serine hydrolase codes for MSSRLTRRRRRRPSVVLPLLSLGMVIAAGVIFITDLLRFSQREELLSADLTLGGVSVGNLTLELAGADLEEAYSQPVVLMYSDAPILLRPDTVGFRINTTSMLAEATAAGETGGGFWTRFVNYLLGQEQSARRNIPLQADYQVNTLRMTLEDIATRYNQANSQSVFDTTTLTTYGGTSGYQLDVEAAIPMIERALRSATDRTVQLPISEGTSGIADLDTLRSLIIAYLDNRGFIYDGQSTVASIFIQDLTTGEEINILGDVAFTAASTVKVAINVDFMKHLDNEPTQDDAWLMANSLLCSANSTSNLIMSDMIGNGDQFDGIADVRDTMQEIGLTNSYLISPLVDGSPDQQFGSVAQPQTSPNPNFNTGADPYNQTTAEDMGTLFSLLYDCSEFGSGLASIYPDQITQRECSQLVELMSANDLQRLLQGGLPPDVRVSHKNGWYGETAGEAGIVFSPNGRNYVISVYLWQDTPEDFQIYAELWPIIEDISRAAWNHFNPDQALTQPRSDLPSTAQECYTRDAAGNTEYNYLPPYGEVDLNNINGWRDGTPTTPQPGGS; via the coding sequence ATGTCATCACGCTTAACTCGTCGCCGTCGGCGTCGCCCCTCTGTCGTACTACCATTGCTATCGCTGGGTATGGTCATTGCTGCTGGCGTGATTTTTATCACAGATCTTTTGCGCTTTTCTCAAAGAGAGGAACTGCTCTCAGCCGATCTCACGCTGGGTGGCGTATCCGTCGGCAACCTCACACTAGAGCTTGCTGGCGCAGACCTTGAAGAAGCGTACAGCCAGCCAGTGGTGCTTATGTACAGTGATGCCCCTATCCTGCTTCGGCCAGATACAGTTGGCTTCCGCATCAACACCACTTCTATGCTTGCAGAAGCCACAGCTGCCGGTGAAACAGGCGGTGGCTTCTGGACGCGCTTCGTCAACTACCTGCTTGGGCAAGAACAATCTGCGCGTCGTAACATCCCTCTACAAGCGGACTACCAGGTGAATACACTCCGCATGACCCTGGAGGATATTGCCACACGATACAACCAGGCTAACAGCCAATCTGTCTTTGATACCACAACCCTCACAACCTATGGGGGGACCTCCGGCTATCAACTAGACGTAGAAGCAGCCATCCCAATGATTGAACGCGCATTACGATCTGCAACAGATCGTACAGTTCAATTACCTATTAGCGAGGGGACAAGTGGCATTGCAGATCTGGACACACTGCGGAGTCTCATCATCGCCTATCTGGATAATCGCGGCTTTATCTATGACGGTCAGAGCACTGTGGCGTCCATCTTCATCCAGGACCTGACCACGGGCGAAGAAATCAATATCCTGGGCGATGTCGCCTTTACAGCAGCGAGTACCGTTAAGGTCGCGATCAATGTCGACTTTATGAAGCATCTGGACAATGAGCCGACGCAGGATGATGCATGGCTCATGGCGAATTCGCTGCTGTGCAGCGCCAACTCAACTTCTAACCTGATTATGAGTGACATGATTGGCAACGGTGATCAGTTTGATGGTATTGCTGATGTGCGCGATACCATGCAAGAAATCGGCCTGACCAATTCCTACCTGATATCTCCATTGGTCGATGGTTCACCAGATCAGCAATTTGGTTCCGTTGCACAACCACAGACTTCGCCTAATCCGAACTTTAATACCGGTGCAGACCCATACAACCAGACTACCGCAGAAGATATGGGCACACTTTTCAGCCTACTCTATGATTGCTCTGAATTTGGTTCTGGCCTCGCATCCATTTATCCGGATCAGATCACGCAGAGAGAATGCAGCCAGCTTGTTGAGCTTATGAGTGCGAATGATCTGCAACGGCTGCTACAAGGTGGCCTCCCCCCCGATGTGCGTGTATCTCATAAAAATGGTTGGTACGGAGAAACAGCCGGCGAAGCCGGCATTGTCTTCTCGCCAAATGGGCGTAATTACGTTATTTCCGTATATTTGTGGCAAGATACGCCTGAGGACTTCCAGATCTATGCTGAATTGTGGCCGATTATCGAAGATATATCACGCGCTGCCTGGAATCACTTCAACCCGGACCAGGCTCTTACGCAACCGCGCAGCGATTTACCATCAACAGCCCAGGAATGCTACACACGCGATGCGGCTGGCAACACAGAATATAATTATCTGCCGCCCTATGGCGAAGTTGATCTAAATAATATCAACGGCTGGCGTGATGGTACGCCGACGACACCACAGCCGGGTGGGAGCTAA
- a CDS encoding NUDIX hydrolase, with amino-acid sequence MPSTTLRRRLLHLIQRVPRLFALVYYVYRFLQPKYTLGVIGIVFNEDGQFLIVEHVFHPKHPWGIPGGWIGRDEDPAVAVKRELQEELSLEVEVTHLLLVEKTQHNHIDTAYLCRPLGAVGKLSYELLSYRWTTVEEAPTLYNFHVRAVAKAAHILQQNQHNQ; translated from the coding sequence ATGCCATCCACAACTTTGCGACGTCGTCTATTACACCTTATACAGCGAGTCCCTCGCCTGTTCGCCCTGGTCTATTATGTCTACCGCTTTTTGCAGCCTAAATATACGCTGGGCGTTATTGGCATTGTGTTCAATGAAGACGGCCAATTCTTAATCGTTGAACATGTCTTTCATCCAAAGCATCCCTGGGGGATTCCCGGTGGTTGGATAGGCCGTGACGAAGACCCGGCCGTTGCTGTAAAGCGCGAACTGCAAGAAGAGCTCAGCCTGGAAGTTGAAGTGACGCATTTATTGCTCGTGGAGAAAACACAGCATAATCACATCGATACGGCTTATCTCTGCAGGCCGCTGGGCGCTGTCGGCAAGCTCAGTTATGAGCTCTTAAGCTATCGATGGACAACGGTGGAAGAGGCCCCCACCCTGTATAACTTTCATGTGCGCGCAGTCGCGAAAGCTGCACACATTTTGCAACAGAATCAACACAATCAATAA
- a CDS encoding ATP-binding protein — translation MLSLEAFTFFAQSPGNVIYFLLVILLLQANLLFVNGFSFNSIVVPRLQMYVRGLGMIIGVWLLYVLGALLPLLMPLDGRILLPPLEHAAIVTSVVVFGWLFLRGHDDDARFGVVFWLILIAIVGGMLGTISGWSYLADEVRFSETIYSQLWMGAGFIFSLIFAVLCLLRLQVTPDAPLKMAFFLVMAIGFIVNLTASLTAGIAGDSPGLLRLAYVISLVIVPYIVFRLSQARLQETILEKLRTRQPAPRPVPYVVVEETESKPGTAIESQPMQLLRALGLILQEKDPETIPRQVVQAALETCHGDVAALLRLQDVNYADLTDGFDRSQKRKIPPTSINLKNQPTLVNAIERKTQRTLYSDRNEAELRDLYTRLNLEHVGPVYFQPLLRNNEVVAILLLAMPYAQRELTNSEAELLNSFGIIASDLLQLSYEAKEARLQTEQRTIDAMLERMANVSAMGQEGDEAPGDPSSEDMTLARMQINELTRQVMDLKLKLDDERTRLANMLDASDETLTVSQRIRAINEEQQRLREERDELRRRLNEAETALSSVTTEDNRVVVDRIVTALRVEKDTLQAERERLQVQLDELRLQTGSGESADVQQMINRMIEERSRLEVERDQLSDNLLNIQSELADLGIDEGTSGLAQLIGQLYEQRAELKERSEQLQRERDALLNERKSIEHAIDHEHERDTQIANLQSQIENLAVDRDAVTRQYDKLRAEQENYEEKLNAVKDHRARLLAQTSGLELELDEAHAEQSRLRAEIQNLVNQRSDLVNERDRLIAESRALQTERDQLLARAEGNRMRFQEMSEQGVGSLKEMIDDLTQQRSQLERQLSDVRSRLVESEKQIARLQSQSSTFGPREALSPEQSDMMVSLAQDLRTPMTSILGYLSLLLQESAGILGERQRNFLERIATGVDRLEIMIQDLVQITALDTGRLKLQIEPVSVVHVIEDVMTDTFMQFREKRLALNLDLDDRMAPIPVDRTGLRTVIGQLLTNAYLVSPPGSEITIVAKQDAYRIREAENLRECVFVSVTDQGGGVATDDLEDVFKRRYKATNPLIAGLGDTGVGLAIAKAIVEAHHGRLWITTQEGAGSRLSFVIPIEAGLGFEEG, via the coding sequence TTGTTGTCGCTAGAAGCGTTTACTTTCTTTGCGCAATCTCCGGGCAATGTCATTTACTTCTTGCTGGTTATCCTGCTGTTGCAGGCTAATTTACTATTCGTAAATGGCTTTTCCTTCAACAGTATTGTAGTGCCGCGACTCCAGATGTATGTGCGTGGCCTGGGGATGATTATCGGCGTCTGGCTGCTTTATGTGCTAGGGGCGCTGCTCCCGTTGCTCATGCCATTGGATGGCCGTATTTTGCTGCCTCCATTAGAACATGCAGCTATTGTGACGAGTGTTGTTGTTTTTGGCTGGTTGTTCTTACGCGGCCACGATGATGATGCTCGATTTGGCGTGGTGTTCTGGCTGATATTAATTGCCATTGTGGGTGGTATGTTGGGCACAATCAGCGGCTGGTCTTATCTGGCTGATGAGGTGAGGTTCAGTGAGACAATTTACAGCCAGCTATGGATGGGTGCCGGGTTTATTTTTAGCCTGATCTTCGCTGTGCTGTGCCTGCTTCGCCTGCAAGTAACGCCCGATGCGCCCCTGAAAATGGCCTTCTTCCTGGTGATGGCTATCGGGTTCATTGTAAATCTTACTGCCTCTCTGACGGCTGGCATTGCGGGTGATAGCCCTGGGTTACTGCGTCTGGCCTATGTGATTTCTCTGGTGATCGTGCCTTATATTGTCTTCCGGCTTTCACAAGCTCGCCTGCAGGAAACAATCCTTGAAAAATTGAGGACGCGCCAACCAGCGCCAAGGCCGGTCCCCTACGTTGTGGTTGAAGAAACAGAGAGCAAACCTGGGACTGCAATAGAATCGCAGCCAATGCAGCTTTTGCGTGCTTTGGGGTTAATCCTGCAGGAGAAAGACCCTGAAACGATCCCGCGACAGGTTGTTCAGGCTGCTCTGGAAACATGCCATGGTGATGTGGCTGCGCTGCTGCGCCTGCAAGATGTGAATTATGCGGATTTAACAGACGGGTTTGATCGTTCCCAAAAGCGCAAAATCCCGCCAACCTCTATCAACCTCAAGAATCAGCCGACGCTGGTCAATGCGATTGAACGTAAGACGCAGCGAACACTCTATAGCGATCGTAATGAGGCGGAGTTACGAGATCTCTATACACGCCTCAATCTGGAACATGTGGGACCTGTTTACTTCCAGCCTCTGTTACGCAACAACGAGGTCGTTGCGATATTGCTGCTGGCGATGCCTTATGCCCAGCGAGAACTCACTAATTCTGAAGCTGAACTGTTGAATAGTTTTGGCATTATCGCCAGTGATTTACTCCAACTGAGCTATGAGGCTAAAGAAGCACGCCTCCAGACAGAGCAGCGGACAATTGACGCGATGCTTGAACGTATGGCGAATGTTTCTGCTATGGGGCAGGAGGGCGATGAAGCTCCCGGTGATCCATCTAGTGAGGATATGACCCTTGCGCGTATGCAAATCAACGAATTGACGCGTCAGGTGATGGATCTCAAACTCAAGCTGGATGATGAACGAACGCGCCTTGCCAATATGCTGGATGCTTCTGATGAGACATTGACAGTGTCTCAGCGTATCCGGGCGATTAATGAGGAACAACAGCGCTTGCGAGAAGAGCGCGATGAACTGCGCCGCCGACTAAATGAAGCTGAAACGGCGCTCAGTAGTGTGACCACGGAAGATAATCGTGTCGTGGTTGATCGCATTGTAACGGCGTTACGAGTGGAGAAAGATACGCTTCAGGCTGAGCGTGAACGACTTCAGGTTCAGTTGGATGAACTGCGCCTGCAAACGGGCTCCGGTGAGAGTGCGGATGTTCAGCAGATGATCAACCGGATGATTGAGGAGCGCTCAAGGCTCGAAGTTGAACGGGACCAACTGAGCGATAATTTGCTGAATATTCAATCTGAATTGGCTGATCTGGGCATTGATGAGGGTACAAGCGGCCTGGCCCAATTGATTGGTCAGCTTTACGAGCAGCGCGCAGAGTTAAAAGAGCGCAGTGAACAATTGCAGCGTGAGCGTGACGCGCTCCTGAATGAGCGCAAAAGTATTGAGCATGCTATTGATCATGAGCATGAACGCGATACACAGATTGCCAACTTACAGAGCCAGATCGAGAACCTTGCTGTTGATCGTGATGCTGTGACGCGTCAGTATGATAAGCTGCGTGCTGAGCAAGAGAACTACGAAGAAAAGCTCAATGCTGTTAAAGACCATCGAGCACGTTTATTGGCCCAGACCTCTGGCCTAGAGCTTGAATTAGACGAAGCCCATGCAGAGCAATCTCGCCTGAGAGCAGAGATACAAAATCTTGTAAATCAGCGTAGTGATCTCGTTAATGAACGGGATCGCTTGATAGCGGAATCTCGTGCTTTGCAGACGGAGCGCGATCAATTGCTTGCTCGTGCAGAAGGCAACCGCATGCGGTTCCAGGAAATGAGCGAGCAGGGAGTTGGCTCCCTGAAAGAGATGATTGACGATCTGACCCAGCAGCGAAGCCAGTTAGAACGCCAGCTATCGGATGTGCGGTCGAGATTGGTTGAATCAGAAAAGCAAATTGCGCGCTTGCAATCTCAGAGTTCGACTTTTGGGCCGCGTGAGGCTTTATCCCCTGAGCAAAGTGACATGATGGTGAGTTTGGCTCAGGACCTGCGCACGCCGATGACATCTATATTGGGCTATCTGAGTCTGCTTTTGCAAGAATCCGCTGGCATTCTCGGCGAGCGTCAGCGGAACTTCCTGGAACGTATCGCTACAGGCGTAGACCGCCTGGAAATTATGATTCAAGACCTTGTACAGATCACCGCTCTAGATACTGGACGCTTGAAGCTGCAAATCGAGCCGGTTAGCGTGGTCCATGTGATTGAAGATGTGATGACTGATACCTTCATGCAATTCCGGGAGAAGCGGCTAGCCCTTAATCTGGACTTGGATGATAGGATGGCCCCTATTCCGGTAGATCGTACAGGGCTTCGTACGGTGATAGGGCAGTTGTTGACGAATGCCTATCTCGTTTCGCCACCCGGCTCTGAAATTACTATTGTCGCCAAGCAAGATGCTTACCGCATCCGAGAAGCTGAAAACCTGCGAGAATGCGTTTTCGTGTCTGTTACAGATCAAGGTGGTGGTGTGGCTACTGATGACCTTGAAGACGTCTTTAAACGGCGATATAAGGCCACGAACCCCCTGATTGCAGGCCTTGGAGATACGGGTGTGGGTCTGGCGATTGCTAAGGCAATTGTAGAAGCACATCATGGTCGCCTGTGGATTACGACCCAAGAAGGGGCGGGCAGTCGGTTGAGTTTTGTCATCCCGATTGAAGCTGGTCTCGGATTTGAGGAAGGATAA
- a CDS encoding LCP family protein: MQIVCEEYDGNAMIAEESRRQSRFGCALSFLIFRLVPLILVVAIVWTGWQVLAAVNTTAAQSGRFEERQDDYVATATALAVPGVAQSDRSYAQLVQFATNTPEADLVEPTAVPDTPVAAPTQSADIPTLSAETIEIDLPDFVAPSSADEGMEIAGTAVPTQVPLIQRDYPLVNILLLGGDDSMFEDGTVRTDVMIIVSINTETRTVSMLNLPRDLFVYIPTPTMTRLNTVYGIGESMGWQPDGGFGLMAQTIFYNLGVRVHYYARVDFDGFIDIIDTLGGVNMAVDCAYQDYALLGGAEVPSAAVLADEETMLWTLPVGYYRMSGQEALWYVRTRNTSRDEFDRGRRQQQLLRSLLSEALENGTIQQLPSLWDQAMQVIDTNLTLDVMLSLAPIAFELDPSKIESFTMIRTYHTTPWQPPSGPFAGQAVQLPNYEPIRDLLVDFYQPPTSTRLSLSQSSIAVYNGTEKENFDLIAVERLRGLGYNAIGYGPADQQNYTDTIVIDQIGEDKGSLRNDIAHELNVSSENVQIQLDPNREADYKVVLGSNYNSCSGNVVPVE, encoded by the coding sequence TTGCAAATTGTTTGCGAAGAATATGATGGGAATGCCATGATCGCTGAGGAATCGCGCCGTCAATCACGCTTCGGCTGTGCGCTGAGCTTTCTTATTTTCCGGCTCGTGCCGTTGATCTTAGTCGTTGCAATCGTCTGGACAGGCTGGCAAGTACTGGCTGCTGTGAATACCACAGCGGCACAATCTGGGCGTTTTGAAGAACGTCAGGATGATTATGTTGCAACAGCAACCGCGCTTGCTGTACCAGGTGTCGCTCAAAGTGACCGATCCTACGCACAATTGGTGCAGTTCGCAACGAATACGCCGGAAGCCGATTTGGTTGAGCCAACTGCTGTACCAGATACGCCTGTAGCAGCTCCCACACAATCCGCAGATATACCGACTTTATCTGCTGAAACTATCGAGATTGATTTGCCCGATTTTGTGGCACCCTCAAGCGCCGATGAAGGCATGGAAATTGCGGGCACAGCCGTCCCAACACAGGTTCCTCTGATTCAGCGCGATTATCCGCTGGTCAACATTTTGCTGTTGGGTGGCGATGATTCCATGTTTGAAGATGGAACTGTTCGTACAGATGTGATGATCATCGTGTCGATTAACACGGAGACGCGGACGGTTTCAATGCTCAACCTGCCGCGCGATTTATTCGTTTACATCCCTACTCCGACGATGACGCGTTTGAACACCGTCTATGGTATTGGCGAATCCATGGGGTGGCAGCCTGATGGTGGGTTCGGGCTGATGGCACAGACCATCTTTTATAACCTGGGCGTTCGCGTGCATTATTATGCTCGTGTGGATTTTGATGGCTTCATCGATATTATTGATACCCTGGGTGGGGTTAATATGGCCGTTGATTGCGCATATCAAGATTATGCGCTGCTGGGTGGGGCAGAGGTGCCGAGCGCTGCTGTATTAGCTGATGAAGAAACCATGTTATGGACGCTCCCAGTGGGCTACTATCGCATGAGCGGCCAGGAAGCTTTATGGTATGTTCGTACTCGTAATACATCACGAGACGAATTTGACCGTGGACGACGTCAGCAACAGTTATTGCGTTCACTGCTAAGCGAAGCTTTGGAGAATGGCACGATTCAGCAATTGCCATCATTGTGGGATCAGGCTATGCAGGTTATTGATACCAACCTGACGTTGGATGTCATGCTCAGCCTTGCACCAATCGCCTTCGAACTAGACCCTTCCAAGATTGAGTCGTTCACAATGATTCGTACCTACCATACGACGCCTTGGCAACCACCGAGCGGCCCATTTGCAGGGCAAGCCGTTCAATTACCGAATTACGAACCCATTCGTGATTTGCTTGTGGATTTTTACCAGCCGCCGACATCGACTCGTCTGTCGCTCTCACAATCGAGCATTGCAGTATACAACGGCACTGAGAAGGAAAACTTCGATCTTATTGCTGTAGAACGCTTAAGAGGGCTGGGCTATAACGCCATTGGCTATGGACCTGCTGATCAACAGAATTACACAGATACCATTGTGATTGATCAGATTGGTGAAGATAAGGGCAGCCTGCGTAACGATATTGCACATGAATTGAACGTCTCGTCAGAGAATGTGCAGATTCAACTCGATCCAAATCGTGAGGCAGACTATAAAGTCGTCTTAGGGTCAAATTACAACTCCTGCTCAGGGAATGTCGTTCCCGTGGAGTAA
- a CDS encoding ABC transporter permease, which produces MAASEAAVAKLEYAELQQHVRSRSHWQRALFQLRHDYLTLGAIAVVLLLTAISLLAPVLSTHVTGYRPDQENLQQTFESPSTQHLLGTDEQGRDHLTRLMWGGRVSLAIAFFAALISLTIGVSLGLITGYYGGIVDDFMMWFITTLNSIPSLFLLLIVSSVLGPDPVNLVLVLGFLTWTGTMRLVRGETFSLREREFIVAARAMGASDIRVMASHILPNLISIVIITLAIDIGANILAEAGLSFLGFGIPTFIPSWGNMLTNAQSYFQRAPHLVILPGLLITVTVLCLYVIGDGLRDALDPTVSD; this is translated from the coding sequence ATGGCAGCATCAGAAGCAGCAGTCGCCAAGCTAGAATACGCAGAATTGCAACAACATGTCAGGAGCCGCTCTCACTGGCAGCGCGCGCTATTCCAGCTAAGGCATGATTATCTGACCTTAGGCGCAATTGCCGTTGTTTTGCTCTTGACGGCGATTTCCTTGTTAGCTCCCGTCCTGAGCACGCACGTCACAGGTTATCGTCCTGACCAGGAAAACCTGCAACAAACATTTGAGTCACCCTCAACACAGCATCTGCTCGGCACAGATGAGCAAGGGCGCGATCACCTGACACGTTTGATGTGGGGTGGCCGTGTTTCTCTTGCAATTGCGTTCTTTGCGGCACTCATCTCACTGACAATTGGCGTTAGCCTGGGACTCATCACAGGATACTACGGTGGTATCGTAGATGATTTTATGATGTGGTTTATCACCACGCTAAATTCTATACCCAGTTTGTTCTTACTATTGATCGTCTCGTCTGTACTTGGACCAGACCCCGTCAACCTGGTACTGGTCTTAGGGTTCTTAACGTGGACAGGGACCATGCGTCTTGTACGCGGCGAGACATTCTCTTTGCGTGAGCGCGAATTCATTGTCGCAGCACGCGCAATGGGCGCTTCGGATATTCGCGTGATGGCATCTCATATCTTGCCGAATCTCATATCAATTGTGATTATCACGTTGGCAATTGATATCGGCGCGAACATTCTGGCAGAAGCTGGCCTGAGCTTCCTGGGCTTCGGTATTCCGACATTTATCCCTAGCTGGGGTAATATGCTCACGAATGCACAATCATACTTCCAGCGTGCGCCTCACCTGGTGATTTTACCGGGTCTCTTGATCACAGTGACCGTACTCTGCTTGTACGTCATTGGCGATGGCCTGCGCGACGCCCTGGACCCAACAGTCAGCGATTAA